From the genome of Ziziphus jujuba cultivar Dongzao chromosome 6, ASM3175591v1, one region includes:
- the LOC107424050 gene encoding disease resistance protein Roq1-like → MASSSLSLVIPLKEKHEFQEKYHVFLSFRGEDTRNIFASYLYEALCANQILTFMDDHELERGDEISPTLRKAIQESKISIIIFSKNYASSTWCLDELVHILECKKKFGQTVVPIFYGIDPSVVRKQNGSYEVAFAQLEQPFKAKDGMEKVKQWRAALTEASNLCGLD, encoded by the coding sequence atggcttcttcttctctttctttggtAATCCCCCTCAAAGAAAAGCATGAGTTTCAAGAAAAATACCATGTGTTCCTGAGTTTCAGAGGTGAGGACACTCGCAATATATTTGCTAGTTATCTTTATGAAGCTTTATGTGCAAACCAAATCTTGACTTTCATGGATGATCATGAACTTGAGAGAGGTGATGAAATTTCACCAACACTTCGCAAAGCAATTCAGGAATCCAAGATTTCAATAATCATTTTTTCGAAAAATTATGCTTCATCcacatggtgtttggatgaacttgTGCACATACTTGAATGCAAGAAAAAATTTGGACAGACTGTTGTGCCAATCTTTTACGGCATAGATCCATCGGTTGTACGAAAACAGAATGGGAGTTATGAAGTTGCATTTGCTCAACTTGAACAACCTTTCAAGGCCAAGGATGGAATGGAGAAGGTGAAACAATGGAGGGCTGCTTTAACAGAAGCGTCCAATCTATGTGGGTTGGATTAA